In Janthinobacterium sp. B9-8, the genomic stretch GGCAGGAATTCTACTTTTTCACCCTGATTCAATACCAGTTGATGATCAATTTTTAAGCCTAATTTATTCAATAATTTAGCAAAATCATGCACGGTGCAAAAATGGATATTGGGTGTGTTATACCACTCGAACGGAATCGTTTCTGATACCGGCATTCTGCCCTTGAGGATTTGCCAGCGATTTTCCCAAAAGCCAAAATTAGGAAAGGTTACAATACCGGTTTTACCCACTCTGACCATTTCCTGCAAAATCCCTTCAATATTGTGCATAGCCTGAATCGTGAGGGACAGCACCACATAATCAAAGGAATGGTCTTCAAAAGTCGATAAGCCACTTTCCATATCGCTTTGAATCACATTCACGC encodes the following:
- the metW gene encoding methionine biosynthesis protein MetW, whose protein sequence is MSELKTLRPDLQYIADWIAPQSRVLDLGCGDGELLAWLAAKKEVSGYGVEIDVNGVVGCVANGVNVIQSDMESGLSTFEDHSFDYVVLSLTIQAMHNIEGILQEMVRVGKTGIVTFPNFGFWENRWQILKGRMPVSETIPFEWYNTPNIHFCTVHDFAKLLNKLGLKIDHQLVLNQGEKVEFLPNLLGSLALVRFNKV